Proteins encoded together in one Oxalobacteraceae sp. CFBP 8761 window:
- a CDS encoding DUF3106 domain-containing protein, with translation MTKKNVSRSRFPVLKTVIGVVAAAALAWVIVDRLETPSILPAATETIASVRPLRKAPDKPLWRDLSSAQQVALAPLAPEWDRMEGARKRRWIEVSARFASMAPAEQQRVQERMRQWMKLTPQQRDLARENFSKTNKLAQGDKAANWENYKQLSAEEKRKLASKPSTLQKSAPIALPDAPQLVVPMPCAANTTRRGAECVLIGTPDTPPPSAIAVVPAPVAPTPSTVPPLAPAPAAPANGGAVATSGVQPGTAQAANAGN, from the coding sequence ATGACCAAGAAGAACGTCTCGAGATCGCGTTTCCCCGTGCTGAAGACCGTCATCGGCGTGGTGGCCGCTGCTGCGCTGGCCTGGGTGATCGTCGATCGCCTCGAGACGCCGTCCATCCTGCCGGCAGCCACCGAGACGATCGCGAGCGTGCGCCCGCTGCGCAAGGCCCCTGACAAGCCGCTGTGGCGCGACCTGAGCAGTGCGCAACAGGTGGCGCTTGCACCGCTCGCGCCCGAATGGGACCGCATGGAAGGCGCGCGCAAGCGCCGCTGGATCGAGGTCTCGGCCCGCTTTGCCTCGATGGCCCCGGCCGAGCAGCAACGCGTGCAGGAACGCATGCGCCAGTGGATGAAACTCACGCCCCAGCAGCGTGACCTGGCGCGCGAAAACTTCAGCAAGACCAACAAGCTGGCGCAGGGCGACAAGGCCGCCAACTGGGAAAACTACAAGCAGCTGTCGGCCGAAGAAAAGCGCAAGCTGGCCAGCAAGCCCTCCACGCTGCAAAAGAGTGCGCCGATCGCGTTGCCGGACGCTCCGCAACTGGTCGTGCCGATGCCGTGCGCGGCAAACACGACGCGCCGCGGCGCCGAGTGCGTGCTGATCGGCACGCCCGATACGCCGCCGCCGTCGGCGATTGCCGTCGTGCCGGCGCCCGTTGCGCCAACACCGAGCACCGTGCCGCCGCTCGCGCCTGCCCCGGCAGCGCCCGCAAATGGCGGCGCTGTCGCCACATCAGGCGTCCAGCCCGGTACCGCGCAGGCCGCCAATGCCGGCAACTGA
- a CDS encoding DUF3619 family protein: MNIDDINLAYKIRHALDEQLDHLPASTVDRLAAARAAAMARKKPDARAGFGWRGLGAFLAGPAVSRLAIAVPLLALVIGMGGFYEHEQQQQLAALADIDAAVLADELPLTAYLDPGFNAYLESQQRQQ; encoded by the coding sequence ATGAACATCGACGACATCAATCTGGCGTACAAGATACGCCACGCGCTGGACGAACAGCTCGACCACCTGCCGGCCTCGACGGTTGACAGGCTGGCCGCCGCACGCGCGGCGGCCATGGCGCGCAAGAAGCCCGACGCCAGGGCCGGCTTCGGCTGGCGCGGGCTGGGTGCATTTCTTGCCGGGCCGGCCGTGTCGCGCCTGGCCATCGCCGTGCCGCTCCTGGCACTGGTCATTGGCATGGGCGGCTTCTACGAGCATGAACAACAGCAGCAACTGGCCGCACTGGCTGACATCGACGCCGCTGTGCTGGCCGACGAATTGCCGCTGACGGCCTATCTCGACCCGGGTTTCAACGCCTATCTGGAGTCGCAGCAGCGCCAGCAATGA
- a CDS encoding RNA polymerase sigma factor translates to MATDKELNDFLQNVERRAFKQAVYAVRKDESALDIVQDAMIKLAEKYGDKPAAELPMLFQRILQTTILDYFRREKVRNTWVSLFSGFGRGDGNDDDDFDILASLEAEQGSAAAESSADQVERTQTLRLIDDEVQKLPTRQREAFLMRYWQDMDVAETAAAMGCSEGSVKTHCSRATHALAAALQAKGITL, encoded by the coding sequence ATGGCCACAGACAAAGAACTTAACGACTTTCTGCAGAATGTCGAACGGCGCGCGTTCAAGCAGGCGGTCTATGCGGTTCGCAAGGACGAATCGGCGCTGGACATCGTGCAGGACGCGATGATCAAGCTCGCCGAAAAATACGGCGACAAGCCGGCAGCCGAGCTGCCGATGCTGTTCCAGCGCATCCTGCAGACGACGATCCTCGATTACTTCCGCCGCGAGAAAGTGCGCAATACCTGGGTCAGCCTGTTCTCGGGCTTCGGGCGGGGCGACGGAAACGACGATGATGACTTTGATATACTCGCCTCACTCGAGGCCGAGCAGGGTTCGGCGGCCGCAGAGTCGAGCGCGGACCAGGTCGAGCGTACCCAGACCTTGCGCTTGATCGATGACGAAGTACAAAAACTCCCGACGCGTCAACGGGAAGCCTTCCTCATGCGTTACTGGCAAGATATGGACGTCGCCGAAACGGCGGCAGCAATGGGATGCTCGGAGGGCAGCGTCAAAACGCATTGCTCGCGCGCCACCCACGCCCTCGCGGCAGCGCTCCAGGCCAAGGGAATCACACTATGA
- a CDS encoding TauD/TfdA family dioxygenase: protein MPLDSARQSFAIHPFPGAPLGAEVVGLDLSLPLATSDLARLHRAHLDHHVLVFRDQHITPAQQVDFSRHFGALQIHVLRNFQLPGQPEVLVISNIQQDGKPVGLGDAGHFWHSDLSYKETPSLGSMLHAQELPAVGGDTLFANQHTAWDALPDDLKREVEGLQAEHWYLARYDELRQRNPYRPQLTQTQIDEVKPVSHPVVRTHPETGRRALFVSEHFTTRILGVSEQRSRELLDLLFDYGTRAEHVYRHQWQPHDMVFWDNRSLMHLAAGCPDHLRRKLYRTTIEGDVPF, encoded by the coding sequence ATGCCACTCGATTCTGCCCGTCAATCCTTTGCCATCCATCCGTTTCCCGGCGCGCCACTGGGCGCCGAAGTCGTCGGCCTCGACCTGTCGCTGCCGCTAGCCACGTCCGATCTTGCGCGGCTGCACCGCGCGCATCTCGACCATCACGTGCTCGTGTTTCGCGACCAGCACATCACGCCCGCGCAGCAGGTGGACTTCAGCCGCCACTTCGGCGCGCTGCAAATCCACGTGCTGCGCAATTTCCAGTTGCCCGGGCAACCCGAGGTGCTGGTGATTTCGAATATCCAGCAGGACGGCAAGCCGGTCGGGCTGGGCGACGCCGGCCACTTCTGGCATTCCGACCTGTCCTATAAAGAGACGCCGAGCCTGGGCTCGATGCTCCATGCGCAGGAGTTGCCGGCCGTGGGCGGCGACACGTTGTTTGCCAACCAGCATACAGCGTGGGACGCGTTGCCAGATGACCTCAAGCGTGAGGTCGAAGGATTACAGGCCGAGCACTGGTACCTGGCGCGCTATGACGAACTGCGCCAGCGCAACCCGTACCGGCCGCAGCTGACCCAAACCCAGATCGACGAAGTCAAGCCGGTCAGCCACCCGGTGGTGCGCACGCACCCCGAGACGGGCCGCCGCGCGCTGTTCGTCAGCGAGCATTTCACAACGCGCATCCTGGGCGTGTCCGAACAGCGCAGCCGTGAACTGCTCGATTTGCTGTTCGATTACGGCACCCGTGCCGAACATGTCTATCGCCACCAGTGGCAGCCCCACGACATGGTGTTCTGGGACAACCGCTCGCTGATGCACCTGGCCGCCGGTTGCCCGGACCACCTGCGCCGCAAGCTGTACCGCACGACGATCGAAGGCGACGTGCCTTTCTGA
- a CDS encoding ABC transporter substrate-binding protein, whose product MNLTTKLLALAAALTLALPSMAQAEGKIRVAEQFGVVYLLLNVAQDQKLIEKHGRKQGIDVDVDWVKLSGGAVVNDALLSGSIDVAGAGVGPLMTIWDRTRGRQNVRGIASLGSFPYYLVSTNPAVKTIADFSAKDRIALPAVTVSVQARILQMAAAKQWGLAGFKKLDPLTQTVPHPDAAAALIAGKTELNAHFAAPPFQQLELAGNPNAHIVLDSYQVLGGPSSATVLYATEKYVKDNPKTYRAFIDALAEAARYIAANPEGAADAYLRVNKGSVDRALLLKVIKDPKTQFGVAPQNTLGLAQFLHQVGAIKNRPSSWRDYFFAHPAIANGS is encoded by the coding sequence ATGAATCTCACTACAAAATTGTTGGCACTGGCCGCAGCGCTGACGTTGGCGCTGCCGTCAATGGCCCAGGCCGAAGGCAAGATCCGCGTGGCCGAGCAGTTTGGCGTGGTCTATCTGCTGCTGAATGTGGCGCAAGACCAGAAGCTCATCGAAAAGCATGGCAGGAAGCAGGGGATCGATGTCGACGTGGACTGGGTCAAGCTGTCGGGTGGCGCGGTCGTCAACGACGCGCTGCTCTCCGGCTCCATCGACGTGGCCGGCGCCGGGGTCGGCCCGTTGATGACGATCTGGGATCGCACCAGGGGCCGCCAGAACGTGCGCGGCATCGCGTCGCTGGGGAGTTTTCCGTATTACCTCGTCAGCACCAATCCGGCCGTCAAGACGATTGCCGACTTCAGCGCGAAAGACCGGATTGCGTTGCCGGCCGTGACGGTGTCGGTGCAGGCGCGCATTCTGCAAATGGCGGCGGCGAAACAGTGGGGCCTGGCCGGGTTCAAGAAGCTCGATCCGCTCACGCAGACGGTGCCGCATCCGGATGCGGCCGCTGCCCTCATCGCCGGCAAGACCGAATTGAATGCGCACTTCGCCGCGCCACCGTTCCAGCAACTCGAGCTGGCGGGCAACCCTAATGCGCACATCGTGCTCGACTCGTACCAGGTGCTGGGCGGGCCGTCGTCGGCCACGGTGCTGTATGCCACCGAGAAGTACGTGAAAGACAATCCGAAGACCTATCGCGCCTTCATCGATGCGCTGGCCGAAGCGGCCCGGTATATTGCGGCCAATCCGGAAGGCGCGGCCGATGCCTATCTGCGCGTGAACAAGGGCAGCGTCGACCGGGCGCTGCTGCTCAAGGTCATCAAGGACCCGAAGACGCAGTTCGGCGTGGCGCCGCAAAACACGCTGGGCCTGGCGCAGTTCCTGCATCAGGTCGGCGCCATCAAGAACAGGCCGTCATCGTGGCGCGATTACTTCTTCGCGCATCCGGCCATTGCCAACGGAAGCTGA
- a CDS encoding ABC transporter ATP-binding protein: protein MRAIAPFNLVPPEPLLRAQHVTLEYASERGVVRATDDVSFDVYRGDRFVLLGPSGCGKSTLLKAIGGFIAPRAGSLHLGGTPVTGPGPDRIVVFQEFDQLPPWKTVKQNVMFPMLAGGIARAEAEARARHWLGKVGLARFADAYPHTLSGGMKARVAIARALAMQPAVLLMDEPFAALDALTRRSMQEELQALWDEIGFTMLFVTHSIEEALVVGNRILLLSPHPGRVRAELNSHQFSLASAGSHEFQAATQRIHALLFGADDAAAPAVQPQPAQVQP from the coding sequence ATGCGCGCCATTGCCCCCTTTAATCTGGTGCCGCCGGAACCGTTGCTGCGAGCCCAACATGTCACGCTGGAATATGCCAGCGAGCGCGGCGTCGTGCGCGCGACCGACGATGTGAGCTTCGATGTCTACCGGGGCGACCGCTTCGTGCTGCTGGGGCCGTCAGGCTGCGGCAAGTCGACGCTGCTGAAAGCCATCGGCGGCTTCATCGCGCCACGCGCAGGTAGCCTGCACCTGGGCGGCACGCCCGTCACGGGGCCGGGCCCGGACCGCATCGTCGTGTTCCAGGAATTCGATCAGCTGCCGCCGTGGAAGACAGTGAAGCAGAATGTCATGTTCCCGATGCTGGCCGGTGGTATTGCGCGGGCCGAGGCCGAGGCGCGTGCCCGCCACTGGCTGGGCAAGGTCGGGCTGGCGCGGTTTGCCGATGCGTATCCGCACACGCTGTCGGGCGGCATGAAAGCGCGTGTGGCGATTGCGCGCGCGCTGGCGATGCAGCCGGCCGTGCTGCTGATGGACGAGCCGTTCGCCGCACTCGATGCGCTGACCCGGCGCAGCATGCAGGAAGAGCTGCAGGCGCTGTGGGACGAGATCGGCTTCACGATGCTGTTCGTGACGCACTCGATCGAAGAGGCGCTGGTGGTGGGCAACCGTATCCTGCTGCTCTCGCCGCACCCGGGCCGCGTGCGCGCCGAACTCAATAGTCACCAGTTCAGCCTGGCCAGCGCGGGCAGCCACGAGTTTCAGGCCGCCACGCAGCGCATCCACGCGCTGCTGTTCGGTGCAGATGATGCTGCTGCGCCGGCCGTGCAACCACAACCGGCGCAGGTGCAACCATGA
- a CDS encoding ABC transporter permease, with translation MSAVHEPPIRPEYVAPQRAAPAPALVSTGPVNRWGWLSKPAILLALSILWELLARWVDNDLLLPGALQTARAFVDGIASGELIGYVTVSLTILVQGFLLGVAIAFLLTWLAVSNRFGRELIDTLTSMFNPLPAIALLPLALLWFGLGKGSLLMVLVHSVVWPLTLNASAGFRAVPETLRMAGRNYGLGGLRMVLQILVPAALPSILSGLKIGWAFAWRTLIAAELVFGSTSGQGGLGWYIFQNRNELFTDKVFAGLATVILIGLAIERCVFQTLERVTVRRWGMQR, from the coding sequence ATGAGCGCCGTGCATGAACCACCGATCCGGCCCGAATACGTCGCGCCACAGCGTGCAGCGCCCGCGCCTGCCCTGGTCAGCACCGGGCCGGTCAACCGCTGGGGCTGGCTGAGCAAGCCCGCGATCCTGCTGGCGCTGAGCATCCTGTGGGAGTTGCTCGCGCGCTGGGTCGACAACGATTTACTGTTGCCGGGCGCGCTGCAGACGGCTCGCGCATTTGTCGACGGCATCGCGTCTGGCGAACTGATCGGTTATGTGACGGTATCGCTGACCATCCTCGTGCAGGGATTCCTGTTGGGCGTGGCCATCGCGTTCCTGTTGACCTGGCTGGCCGTGTCGAACCGCTTCGGGCGCGAGTTGATCGACACGTTGACGTCGATGTTCAACCCGCTGCCGGCCATCGCGTTGCTGCCGCTGGCGCTGCTGTGGTTCGGCCTGGGCAAGGGCAGCCTGCTGATGGTGCTGGTCCATTCGGTCGTGTGGCCGCTGACGCTCAATGCCAGCGCGGGCTTTCGCGCCGTGCCCGAGACGCTGCGCATGGCCGGGCGTAACTATGGCCTGGGCGGCCTACGCATGGTGCTGCAGATCCTGGTGCCGGCGGCGCTGCCGTCGATTCTGTCAGGCCTGAAGATCGGCTGGGCCTTTGCCTGGCGCACGCTGATCGCGGCGGAGCTGGTTTTTGGCAGCACGTCGGGGCAGGGCGGCCTGGGCTGGTACATCTTCCAGAACCGCAACGAGCTGTTCACCGATAAAGTGTTCGCGGGCCTGGCCACGGTGATCCTGATTGGCCTGGCGATCGAGCGCTGCGTGTTTCAGACGCTGGAGCGCGTGACGGTGCGGCGCTGGGGCATGCAGCGCTGA
- a CDS encoding chemotaxis protein CheW yields MPATCSAPLTLARIRIGEVGIGVRIEAVLQALPLPATLGRLPLRTHALLGMVDHDGMAVPVVDLARWLDVGAAPAGAVPQLLLLRDGDRTVGLRVDALEELVEVEAAALQRLHHGDDPNDVFHSAVPVGNGVLLSLLEVTRLTDLALCWSTDPAATTAAASVAPPVADTLQRTCYALLDTGHGLIGVPPAALAEVLALPPLTHIGSSAWCRWNDNQLALIASTALFQAPGVDTRVAAAPLLAVLQQADLMLGVPVQAVLRLEEFGPGVPSTDGVGENVIDASGATVLLVDVARLLARHPEAALARGDSVTSTASAGTGTGNAEAYVVFDAAGLQALPLAAIEQIVPLDAPHGTTMAWHGAAIPLIDLRGDAPGADGTVLVAQGAQGLAGHVVRSVQSLIPAGAGRMFNMGADGTEFIMTDDGGQKATYRIASLGAPQAAN; encoded by the coding sequence GTGCCGGCCACTTGCAGCGCGCCGCTGACGCTGGCGCGCATCCGGATCGGCGAGGTCGGGATCGGCGTACGGATCGAGGCCGTGCTCCAGGCCCTGCCACTGCCGGCGACCCTCGGTCGCCTGCCCCTGCGCACCCACGCCCTGCTCGGCATGGTCGACCACGACGGCATGGCCGTGCCGGTGGTCGACCTGGCGCGCTGGCTCGACGTCGGCGCGGCGCCGGCGGGCGCCGTCCCGCAACTGCTGTTGCTGCGCGACGGGGACCGCACGGTCGGCCTGCGCGTCGATGCGCTCGAGGAACTGGTCGAGGTCGAGGCAGCGGCGCTGCAGCGCCTGCATCACGGCGACGATCCGAACGATGTGTTTCATAGCGCCGTGCCGGTCGGGAACGGCGTGCTTCTAAGCCTGCTGGAAGTGACCCGGCTGACCGATCTGGCGCTGTGCTGGAGCACGGACCCGGCGGCCACCACGGCCGCTGCGTCCGTTGCCCCGCCCGTGGCCGACACGCTGCAACGCACCTGCTACGCGCTGCTCGACACTGGCCACGGCCTGATCGGCGTGCCGCCGGCCGCGCTGGCCGAAGTGCTGGCCTTGCCCCCGCTGACGCACATCGGCAGCAGCGCCTGGTGCCGCTGGAACGACAACCAGCTCGCGCTGATTGCCAGCACAGCGCTGTTCCAGGCGCCTGGCGTCGACACGCGCGTCGCTGCTGCGCCCCTGCTCGCCGTGCTGCAGCAGGCCGACCTGATGCTTGGCGTGCCGGTGCAGGCCGTTCTGCGGCTCGAAGAATTCGGTCCTGGCGTACCCAGCACGGACGGGGTTGGCGAGAATGTGATCGATGCCAGCGGCGCAACGGTGCTGCTGGTCGATGTCGCGCGCCTGCTGGCGCGGCATCCCGAGGCGGCGCTGGCGCGCGGCGACAGCGTCACGTCCACCGCGTCCGCCGGCACCGGCACCGGCAATGCCGAAGCCTATGTCGTGTTCGATGCCGCCGGCCTGCAGGCGCTGCCGCTCGCGGCGATCGAACAGATCGTGCCGCTGGACGCACCGCACGGCACGACGATGGCCTGGCATGGCGCGGCCATCCCGCTGATCGACCTGCGCGGGGATGCGCCAGGCGCGGATGGCACGGTGCTGGTGGCGCAGGGCGCGCAGGGGCTGGCCGGTCACGTCGTGCGCAGCGTGCAGTCCCTGATTCCTGCGGGGGCCGGCCGCATGTTCAACATGGGCGCTGACGGCACCGAGTTCATCATGACCGACGACGGCGGACAGAAAGCCACTTACCGGATTGCGTCACTGGGCGCACCGCAGGCGGCGAACTGA
- a CDS encoding PAS domain-containing methyl-accepting chemotaxis protein — protein MEIMSQRKKRLRLLPRKCRFFCSPSAPDSAMQAPHDNLQEMAMAAMTAIDRAQAVIEFDLEGRILHANRNFLLTLGYEQDQVIGRQHAMFCDPAYQRSPEYKMFWHSLAKGEFHTGEFKRIRSDGAPVWIQATYSPIFDADGKPVKVVKFATDITEQKLLAAESRGKLDAIGRSQAVIEFDMRGNVLSANENFLRTMGYTEDEIVGCHHTLFCDPELAKSAEYRHFWADLGQGRFQAGRFQRRGKHDADIWIQATYNPILDATGKPYKVVKFAMDVTAQVRREELVSTKIDAIGTALDGLGRSITTIVDGARDSAAMAARTQEGAASGSRLLERSKGAMQAIQTSSGDVREIIDTITSIAGQTHLLAFNAAIEAARAGEHGRGFSVVANEVRKLAEKSALAAREISKLINETVSRVDEGTRLAGDVEDAFERILESVAATSSSIAGIGSATHHQADSTRDASRLLAELEAVARER, from the coding sequence ATGGAAATCATGTCCCAAAGAAAAAAACGCTTAAGATTATTGCCTCGGAAATGCCGTTTTTTTTGCTCACCTTCTGCCCCGGATTCAGCTATGCAAGCGCCCCACGACAATCTTCAGGAAATGGCCATGGCCGCGATGACGGCCATCGACCGCGCACAGGCGGTGATCGAGTTCGATCTCGAAGGCCGCATCCTGCACGCCAACCGCAATTTCCTGCTCACCCTCGGTTACGAGCAGGATCAGGTCATCGGGCGCCAGCACGCAATGTTCTGCGATCCCGCCTATCAGCGCTCGCCCGAATACAAGATGTTCTGGCACAGCCTGGCCAAGGGCGAGTTCCACACGGGCGAATTCAAGCGTATCCGCAGCGACGGCGCACCGGTCTGGATCCAGGCCACTTACAGCCCGATCTTTGACGCCGACGGCAAGCCGGTCAAGGTGGTCAAGTTCGCCACCGACATCACCGAACAGAAGCTGCTGGCCGCCGAATCGCGCGGCAAGCTCGACGCGATCGGACGCTCGCAGGCAGTCATTGAATTCGATATGCGCGGCAATGTCTTGTCCGCTAACGAAAACTTCTTGCGCACCATGGGTTATACCGAAGACGAGATCGTCGGCTGCCACCACACGCTGTTCTGCGACCCGGAACTGGCCAAAAGCGCCGAATACCGCCACTTCTGGGCCGATCTGGGCCAGGGCCGGTTCCAGGCGGGACGCTTCCAGCGCCGTGGCAAGCACGACGCTGATATCTGGATCCAGGCCACCTACAATCCGATCCTCGATGCCACCGGCAAACCATACAAGGTCGTCAAGTTCGCGATGGACGTGACGGCCCAGGTGCGGCGCGAAGAACTGGTGAGCACCAAGATCGACGCCATCGGTACGGCACTTGACGGCCTGGGCCGCTCGATCACCACGATCGTCGACGGCGCGCGTGACTCCGCCGCGATGGCCGCGCGTACCCAGGAAGGTGCGGCCAGCGGCAGCCGCCTGCTGGAACGCTCCAAGGGCGCCATGCAAGCCATCCAGACGTCGTCTGGCGACGTGCGCGAAATCATCGACACCATCACGAGCATCGCCGGCCAGACCCACTTGCTGGCCTTTAATGCCGCGATCGAAGCGGCGCGCGCAGGCGAACATGGGCGCGGCTTTTCGGTGGTGGCCAACGAAGTGCGCAAGCTGGCCGAGAAATCGGCACTGGCGGCGCGCGAAATATCCAAGCTGATCAACGAGACAGTCAGCCGCGTCGACGAAGGCACCCGCCTGGCCGGCGATGTGGAAGATGCATTCGAGCGCATCCTCGAGTCGGTCGCCGCTACCAGCAGTTCGATCGCAGGCATTGGCAGTGCCACCCACCATCAGGCCGACTCCACCCGCGACGCTTCACGCCTGCTGGCCGAGCTCGAGGCAGTGGCGCGCGAGCGCTAG
- a CDS encoding acetolactate synthase 3 catalytic subunit — MSFDPTVPITGAEIVVRCLAEEGVKHVFGYPGGAVLYIYDAIFQQDKFQHVLVRHEQAAVHAADAYSRSSNTVGVALVTSGPGVTNAVTGLSTAYMDSVPMVVISGQVPSHAIGQDAFQECDTVGITRPVVKHNFLVKDVRDLASTIKKAFFIARTGRPGPVLVDIPKDITVNKCLFEYPREIEMRSYRPVDKGHAGQIRKAVALLQNAERPMIYAGGGVILANASNELNRMVETTGFPITNTLMGLGGSRSSDPHFVGMPGMHGTYEANMAMQHCDVLIAIGARFDDRVIGNPKHFASHPRKIIHIDIDPSSISKRVKVDIPIVGNVKDVLIELLSQLEAGTGHANAPALQSWWKQIAEWRGRDCLAYASSDTLIKPQSVIQQLHKVTGGDAFITSDVGQHQMWAAQYYPFDKPRRWINSGGLGTMGVGLPFAMGVQMANPDATVACVTGEGSIQMCIQELATCKQYHLTPKIILLNNRFLGMVRQWQQIDYGSRYSESYMDSLPDFEKLAEAYGHVGMKIEKPGDVDGALRDAFAMKDRLVFMNFITDQSENVWPMVKAGRGLNEMLLGSEDL, encoded by the coding sequence ATGAGTTTCGATCCAACAGTCCCCATCACGGGCGCTGAAATCGTTGTCCGTTGTCTGGCAGAAGAGGGCGTCAAACACGTCTTCGGTTATCCGGGCGGCGCGGTTCTGTATATCTACGACGCGATCTTCCAGCAAGATAAATTCCAGCACGTTCTCGTTCGCCACGAACAAGCCGCGGTGCATGCCGCCGACGCCTATTCGCGCAGCTCGAACACCGTGGGCGTTGCCCTCGTCACGTCCGGTCCGGGCGTCACCAATGCCGTCACCGGCTTGTCGACCGCTTATATGGACTCGGTACCGATGGTCGTGATTTCCGGCCAGGTGCCGAGCCACGCGATCGGCCAGGATGCGTTCCAGGAATGCGATACGGTCGGCATCACCCGTCCGGTGGTCAAGCACAACTTCCTGGTCAAGGACGTGCGCGATCTGGCGTCAACGATCAAGAAAGCCTTCTTCATCGCCCGCACTGGCCGGCCCGGTCCCGTGCTGGTCGATATTCCAAAGGACATCACGGTCAACAAATGCCTGTTCGAGTACCCGCGCGAGATCGAGATGCGCTCGTACCGTCCAGTTGACAAGGGCCATGCCGGCCAGATCCGCAAAGCGGTCGCGCTGCTGCAGAACGCCGAGCGGCCGATGATCTATGCGGGCGGCGGCGTCATCCTGGCCAATGCCTCGAATGAGCTCAACCGCATGGTCGAGACGACCGGCTTCCCGATCACGAATACGCTGATGGGCCTGGGCGGGTCGCGTTCGTCCGATCCGCACTTCGTCGGCATGCCGGGCATGCATGGCACGTATGAAGCGAACATGGCGATGCAGCACTGCGACGTGTTGATCGCCATTGGTGCCCGCTTCGACGACCGCGTGATCGGCAACCCGAAGCACTTCGCTTCGCATCCGCGCAAGATCATCCATATCGACATCGACCCGTCGTCGATTTCCAAGCGCGTGAAAGTGGATATCCCGATCGTCGGCAACGTCAAGGACGTGCTGATCGAACTGCTCTCGCAGCTCGAGGCCGGTACTGGTCACGCGAATGCGCCTGCGCTGCAAAGCTGGTGGAAGCAGATCGCCGAGTGGCGTGGCCGCGACTGTCTGGCGTATGCAAGCTCGGATACGCTGATCAAGCCGCAGTCCGTGATCCAGCAGCTGCACAAGGTCACCGGTGGCGACGCGTTCATCACGTCCGACGTCGGCCAGCACCAGATGTGGGCCGCGCAGTACTACCCGTTCGACAAGCCGCGCCGCTGGATCAATTCCGGTGGCCTGGGCACGATGGGCGTGGGCCTGCCATTCGCGATGGGCGTGCAGATGGCCAACCCGGATGCCACCGTGGCGTGTGTCACCGGCGAAGGTTCGATCCAGATGTGCATCCAGGAGCTTGCCACCTGCAAGCAATACCACCTGACGCCGAAGATCATCCTGCTCAACAACCGCTTCCTGGGCATGGTCCGCCAGTGGCAGCAGATCGATTACGGCTCGCGCTATTCCGAGTCGTACATGGATTCGCTGCCCGACTTCGAAAAGCTGGCCGAGGCCTATGGCCACGTCGGCATGAAGATCGAAAAACCGGGCGATGTCGATGGCGCGCTGCGCGATGCATTCGCCATGAAAGACCGCCTGGTATTCATGAACTTCATTACCGACCAGAGTGAAAACGTGTGGCCAATGGTCAAGGCGGGCCGCGGCCTGAACGAAATGCTGCTCGGCTCGGAGGACCTGTAA
- the ilvN gene encoding acetolactate synthase small subunit: MRHIISVLLENEAGALSRVVGLFSARGYNIETLTVAPTEDATLSRMTIVTSGSDDIIEQITKHLNRLIEVVKVVDLTEGQHIERELMLIKVRAVGKEREEMKRTADIFRGRVIDVTEKTYTIELTGAKSKLDAFIDAIDRASILETVRTGGSGIGRGERILKV; the protein is encoded by the coding sequence ATGCGCCATATTATTTCTGTCCTGCTGGAGAATGAAGCCGGTGCGCTGTCACGCGTGGTGGGCCTGTTCTCGGCGCGCGGCTACAACATCGAAACGCTGACCGTGGCGCCGACCGAAGACGCAACGCTGTCGCGCATGACGATCGTCACGTCCGGCTCGGACGACATCATCGAGCAGATCACGAAGCACCTGAACCGCCTGATCGAGGTGGTCAAGGTGGTCGACCTGACCGAAGGTCAGCACATCGAGCGCGAGCTCATGCTGATCAAGGTACGGGCGGTTGGCAAGGAGCGCGAAGAAATGAAGCGCACCGCCGATATCTTCCGTGGCCGCGTCATCGACGTCACCGAAAAGACCTACACGATCGAGCTGACCGGCGCCAAATCGAAACTGGATGCCTTCATCGACGCCATCGACCGCGCCTCGATCCTCGAGACGGTGCGCACTGGCGGCTCGGGCATCGGCCGCGGCGAACGCATTCTGAAAGTTTGA